One Cytophagia bacterium CHB2 genomic window, ACGATGGCAATTGCAACAACAACCATGTTGAGAACAACAACTACTACGTCCGTGTGGTGTGCGGGGCGGGAAAACGATCATTTGTCTTTTTTGATCATTTTGGGGCTGTTGCAGTGCGAGGGCCTCGAAATTTTTTGGAAAATCGCCTTCAATCAAAACCATTTTCGTGGCTGAAAGCCCAAGCCGTACCTTGCTTTTCGCGAATTGACACTCTATCTTTTGCCACCTTGATGAAGTTTACATTCAAGTTCAGTAATGTTCAGCCACGGCTTGGCCGTGGCTTGACCACAGTAGATGCCACGGCCGAACCGTGGCAGAACGAACCGGCATTACCGATTTTGATTGTCAAATTCCAATAGGCAAATATCGTTTTATGCATTTATGGATCAACTCGAGCAAAGCCGGCGTTGGGAAGCAGCGCAAGAACGCCACGATGTCTTGATTCTCGCCTCGGCGATACCGCGCTGCCCCGGGCTCTCTGATAAAATCCCACAACCAAAGAACGTCTGCCGGAATTGATTATCGAGTATCCTCAGGGGTAAACATGGCGAATGTGAAAAATGAGAAGACTTGTTTTGTGATCATGCCCTTCAGCGAGCAGCGCTGGGAAGTGTTTGAATACGGCATTGCGCCGGCGTGCAAAACCGCGGGCTTTACGGCGGTGCGGGTGGATCAGTTGAAGGGGCATTTCAATATCAACCGCAAAATCATCGAGCAGCTTTTTGTTTGTGACGTGGTGATTGCCGAGATCACCGATAAGAACCCCAATGTGTTTTATGAGATGGGCGTGGCGCATGCGCTGGACAACAAGACGATCATGATCGCGCAAAACGCGCAAGAGCTGCCGTTCGACATCCGCAATTACCGCTGCATTATTTATCAACAATCGGTCAAAGGCCTGCTGCAATTGCAAGCGCAAATCGTGGAATCGCTGCAAAGCTTCGACGACTGGGGCCGCAACCCGAGCAATCCCGTGCAGGATTTCAAGCCGTTTGACGCGTTCATTGCTAAAAGCGAACGCGAGAAGTTGTTGGGGGAATTACGAATAAAAGACGCACTGCTGGCCGCTGCTGTGCCCAAGACGCAATGGCAACAACTGCAGCGCGAGCATCAAAAACTGCAACAAGAGCTGGCGCGCTTGCAGCCTGCGCCATTGCCAAAGTCTTCGCCCAAATTGATACTACGGTCGCAGCCGACTGACAACCTTTCCAGCGAGCAAGTCAAAAAGATGCTGGGCGAGAAGAATTTTTTTGACGCCTATGAGAATAAAAATGGTAAGGGTGTGGTGCATCAATATGAGCCGCTGGAGCGGGAGGGCAAGAAACTCGTGCTGGATAAAACCACCGGCCTGCTTTGGCAGCAGTCCGGCTCGGATGGCACGATGGTTTTTAAAGAGGCAGAACAGTACGTGCGCGGATTGAATGAGAAGCGTTTTGCAGGATACGACGATTGGCGCTTGCCCACGTTGGAAGAAGCGATGTCGCTAATGGAGTCGAAAAAACACGGCGAACTCTATCTTGATCGCGTGTTTGATCACAAACAACAGTGGATTTGGACATCTGATCACCATGACGAAAGCGCGGCGTGGGTGGTCCATTTCAGCGATGGGCATTGCAACCGCCACCATGTTGACGACTACCTCAGCTTCGTCCGTGTGGTGCGGGGCGGATAATCGATCATTTGGTTCTTTTTCTTTTTTGATTCTTTTCTTTTGCAGTTGCAGAGCGCGCGCTAGCAAGCGGGCTCGAAAAATTTTTGGAAAATCATCCTCACCAAGATATCAATGAAAACGAGGATCGAACTCAGGGTTTGCGGCTTTTTCGTAAGGTTGGACAATGGTATCAACTCCATCTTTGTCATTTTCTGAAAACCTCTGGCGAAAATTCAGCCTGGCTTCAAACTTCACAAGATTCTTCCAGAATGACATATAATTGTAGTGACGTGGAATTAACGTGTGCGAAGCTGGCGGGCATACGCGGCGCTGTCATCAATATCCTCGCGATCCTGAACAGTCAGCCAAGTGTGTTAATCTGCCTCCAGCGTATCAACCCCATCTTGCTTTTCGTGAATCGACACGTTATATTCCGATGCATTAAAATAAGAAGTGCCATTTAAATAACTTACTCATTTTTGAAACCGCGAATGAACGCGAATATTCGCTAATTTCAAAATTCGCGTTTATTAGCGTCCATTCGCGGTTTGCGATATGGGCAAGTTATTTAAGCGAGAATCCTAAGAACAGATCGGCTTCTGACCAGCCGGTCCGCGCTGTTCAAGGCCTCAAAAGCGATTTGAGTAGAGGATTATGCTTATGACTACGGCGAGCGCGGTATTGAAAGAGTTGGGTATTTCCCCCAAAAACGCCGTGCGTGAAACGGCGTTGTTCAACGCTTCGCAAAAGGCCGCCGAATTTGCGCAAGAGTGTGAAGCCTTTGCAAGCAAATACGGACTATCCTTTGCGGAGTTCGAAAAGAAAATTCATTCCCAGTCTGAGGAAGACTTCGTTGAACACGACGACTACCTGGCGTGGAAGTTTGCCCAGGAGGGGGCAGGCTATTGGCGTGATAAAGTTCAAAAATTGCAGCTTGAATCGTGATTGGGATTATCGAAGCGCATTCGCAGATTGTCACCTCTTATGAAATCAAGCGATTTCGGCAATATGGGGGTGCCTACGAATTTGTCGCCCAAATCGATTTTGTTGATGGTTCAATATTGCATGTACGTGATTATGTTTTTCTAAATGGGGATCGCAAGTATTCATTTCATTGGCTTGATCAGCAGTTACAGCTTATCCGGCGTTGGGACAACTCTCCGCATCATCCCTATCTCTCGATGTTTCCCTTTCATGTACACACGCCCCGCGGCGTTGAAGAATCGCTGCCAATGACATTGCAGAAAGTGCTCGCCTATATCCGTCAGCAGCTTGATAACGCAAGTGCATAAGCGATCATTCGTTTTTTTTAATCATTTTCAGTGCTTTTGCAGAGCGAGCGGCTTCGAAAGATTTTTTGAAGATCATCCTCGCCAAAGTCAAATTCGGGTCTCATCGCTGTGGCCAGCTAAAGCCGACTCAAAAGATGCGCCGGAAATAGAAATAAAAGAAAAATACTGTAAGCCCTCGCCGAGATTACGCCAGCAGTTCCTCCAGCTTCAAATAATCCTGCATGCCTTGCACCAATACTTTCTTGCGCGCCGGGAATGCCGCAAAGAAGCTTTGCTGTTTTGCCGTCAGTTCGCCCCCAAGCTTGACTTCGCAAAGAACCTGACCGGCCAGGAAATCCAGCTCCACGCCGTTTTGATAGACGTAGCACGGCCCGCGTTGTTTGATCTTCAGAAACACAAGATTCTCGAAGATCGCCCCCTTGTCGCGAAATCCGGTGAGGTGGTTGCGCATGCCCACGTCGGCGGCATACAATTTTTTGGGCGACCGCAGCCGCTCGTTGAGCTTGCCGCAGCGCTCAATGGTATAAACCAGAAAAGTCTGTGTAAAGTATTCCAGGTATCGTCGCACGGTGTCCGGTGACACGCCGAAAATCCTGGCCACCTTGTTGATGGTGAATTGCTTGCCGGCGCGTTCCATCAGCAAGCGGAAGAAGTCTTTCACGCCGGACACATCACGCACGCCGTGGAGCGCGATGATATCCTTGTGAATCACGCTTTCGATGAGGTTATCAAGATAACTGATATCGCCGGTCAGAACATATTCAGGAATGCCGCCGGTTTGCAGGTATTCGTCAAAGCTCTTTTCGAGCAGATAGCCTTCGGCGCGGCGCGGCTCGAGCTTTTTAAAACTGAGGAACTCGGCAAAGTCGAGCGGCAGCACTTCGAGCACCCGCGAGCGGCCCGTGAGAAAGCCGTGCGTATCGCGCAGGATCGCAGCGGAAGAAGCGGAAGCAAAGATTTTGACGCGCTCTGCATCATAGAGATTTTTTAGCTCCTGATGGATTTTGGGCCGGTAAGCGACTTCATCAAAGAACAAGAAGACCCTGTCCGTCAACTTGAGGCCATGAATCTTGCGATAGTCGCGCAGGATTTCATTGATGGAAAATTTCTCCAGCGCCAGAGAATCCAGCGAAGCATAGAGGATGAAGCGTGGCTCGTATGCCTTCAACAATTCGGCAATAAACATCTTCATTAACGTCGTCTTGCCAATCCTGCGAATGCCCGTGAGAATGATAATGTCAGAGTTGGCTTGATTGGCTTGCAAAAACGCCGCGTATTGCGGTCGCGCGACAAAATCCGGTTGAGAAACGCCTTCCCACCAAGGATTGAATTTGTAGAGTTCTTCGGCTAAGTCAGGCATGAGGCCTCCTCATACGATAGCATCGTATAGTAAGTGGCTTAATTATACGATGGCATCGTATAAAAGGCAAGTGTAATAAATGCTGAAGATTCCGCTTGCCTTTCTTCCCCTCGCAGAGTAATGTGGCCTTCGGGTGTAGCCGAAAAGTCTGCTTCGCTCAAAACACGTACTCGAAAACAGATGGTTAGCCTCATTGATTATGCAACA contains:
- a CDS encoding DUF1566 domain-containing protein; the protein is MANVKNEKTCFVIMPFSEQRWEVFEYGIAPACKTAGFTAVRVDQLKGHFNINRKIIEQLFVCDVVIAEITDKNPNVFYEMGVAHALDNKTIMIAQNAQELPFDIRNYRCIIYQQSVKGLLQLQAQIVESLQSFDDWGRNPSNPVQDFKPFDAFIAKSEREKLLGELRIKDALLAAAVPKTQWQQLQREHQKLQQELARLQPAPLPKSSPKLILRSQPTDNLSSEQVKKMLGEKNFFDAYENKNGKGVVHQYEPLEREGKKLVLDKTTGLLWQQSGSDGTMVFKEAEQYVRGLNEKRFAGYDDWRLPTLEEAMSLMESKKHGELYLDRVFDHKQQWIWTSDHHDESAAWVVHFSDGHCNRHHVDDYLSFVRVVRGG
- a CDS encoding ATP-binding protein, with protein sequence MPDLAEELYKFNPWWEGVSQPDFVARPQYAAFLQANQANSDIIILTGIRRIGKTTLMKMFIAELLKAYEPRFILYASLDSLALEKFSINEILRDYRKIHGLKLTDRVFLFFDEVAYRPKIHQELKNLYDAERVKIFASASSAAILRDTHGFLTGRSRVLEVLPLDFAEFLSFKKLEPRRAEGYLLEKSFDEYLQTGGIPEYVLTGDISYLDNLIESVIHKDIIALHGVRDVSGVKDFFRLLMERAGKQFTINKVARIFGVSPDTVRRYLEYFTQTFLVYTIERCGKLNERLRSPKKLYAADVGMRNHLTGFRDKGAIFENLVFLKIKQRGPCYVYQNGVELDFLAGQVLCEVKLGGELTAKQQSFFAAFPARKKVLVQGMQDYLKLEELLA